One part of the Gadus macrocephalus chromosome 8, ASM3116895v1 genome encodes these proteins:
- the LOC132462710 gene encoding desmocollin 2-like protein isoform X1, with translation MAATWHLHIYMLFITMLSVGNAWFLPISIRVFVPATIPTGYEIKVDSLNTTEALQFASSDGNFSVGRGAIFALSSTVVPLTGCRFSVRALDARGNTNVMEVNLLREPSAAPSRLVERRIRRFLKRAKRVWRPPPFNIMENGKGPFPKELDHIGSNTAMNHSVYYTAEGPGVTMTPVGLLTLSREGRLKVNGAIDREVYPQLEFTARVYEFGTNRETDIPLTVTVIVDDENDNGPEFVGPLLFKVPEASKPGKVVGRVQSTDKDQANTLHTKISYSLLTGGDLFSINAESGFIIVKSDQLDRETLEKHLVTVQIKDMGGSQNGLVNTATATITLEDINDNAPKFTKQSYDTNVDENEEGILILRIPVEDKDAPKTPNSEAVFRITEGNEDNHFRIETDPVTNEGLLYVAKSLDYEKTKKVDLKIQAQNKAPLEGVTATWLSIPVAVGVNNVDEGPEFRAPNIRLIVKENTPNGTVIGSYVAKDPETSSAGGIKYYKVTDPAGWVNVDVNSGELNVANTIDREAPHVVQGVYNITMRAVDANKKSAVGTVTLVVEDENDNIPMLPSKEMFLCEREGHLGSVVLKAFDPDSSPFGAPFLFNLPQDNDGNWVLTNVNATQATLEQKKELPLGIYSVPVMVTDLQGSGTVQTVKVKLCHCSRGVCVPTSYSIGLGPLGILTLLLPLLLLLLLGILLALFCATKHEKMEMEDTGDTGGILLKSNIEVPGEEVVDSKLLLCPGYDMPGSVKGSMINVGWPGNKSSSTIGTLDNRQHLVQGFRQNTLSKGQFTNSQYGTGQFGQFGQFEETQYMDNNMAVNNLQFSQDESALYQTWATNGIYLDEKLAYLDTDPDAAGAEDVLHPYGFEGVGSLAGSVGCCSDIDHKEDLHFLDTLGPKFKTLASVCTKK, from the exons ATGGCAGCAACATGGCATTTACACATTTACATGTTATTCATCACA ATGCTTTCCGTTGGGAACGCATGGTTTCTCCCCATTTCCATCCGAGTATTCGTGCCAGCGACGATCCCGACCGGTTATGAAA TTAAAGTGGATAGCCTCAACACCACCGAGGCATTACAGTTCGCATCGAGCGATGGTAATTTCTCGGTTGGAAGAGGAGCCATCTTTGCGTTATCCAGCACTGTGGTCCCGCTGACGGGTTGCCGGTTCTCGGTACGTGCGCTGGACGCTAGAGGAAACACTAACGTCATGGAAGTTAATCTGCTCCGTGAGCCGAGTGCAGCGCCTTCAAGactg GTGGAGAGGCGGATCAGGCGCTTCCTGAAGCGGGCCAAGAGAGTGTGGAGACCGCCACCGTTCAACATCATGGAAAACGGCAAGGGGCCTTTTCCGAAAGAACTCGACCat ATTGGGTCGAACACGGCGATGAACCACTCAGTGTACTATACCGCCGAAGGGCCGGGGGTGACCATGACTCCGGTCGGGCTTCTCACCCTGAGCAGAGAAGGAAGGTTGAAGGTCAACGGTGCGATCGACCGGGAGGTGTACCCCCAGTTAGAA ttTACGGCCAGAGTTTATGAATTCGGCaccaacagagagacagacataccgCTGACTGTCACGGTCATCGTGGACGATGAGAATGACAACGGACCTGAATTCGTGGGCCCTCTTTTGTTCAAAGTGCCCGAGGCATCCAAACCAG GAAAAGTAGTGGGCCGGGTCCAGTCCACCGATAAGGACCAAGCCAACACCCTTCACACCAAGATCAGCTACTCTCTCTTGACGGGGGGGGATCTGTTCTCCATCAATGCCGAGTCTGGCTTCATTATAGTGAAGAGCGACCAACTGGACCGAGAG ACCCTGGAGAAACATTTGGTGACAGTGCAAATCAAAGACATGGGTGGTAGTCAAAACGGGTTGGTGAACACAGCCACGGCCACCATTACTCTGGAAGACATCAACGACAACGCTCCGAAGTTCACAAAGCAATCG TACGATACAAACGTTGACGAGAACGAAGAAGGAATACTTATCCTCCGGATTCCGGTCGAAGACAAGGACGCGCCGAAAACACCCAACTCGGAGGCTGTGTTTAGAATCACAGAAGGAAATGAAGATAACCACTTCAGGATCGAAACAGATCCTGTGACCAATGAAGGGCTGCTGTATGTAGCCAAG TCTCTGGACTACGAGAAAACCAAGAAGGTGGATCTAAAGATCCAGGCGCAGAATAAGGCCCCCTTGGAGGGCGTCACAGCCACCTGGCTCAGCATTCCCGTGGCGGTCGGGGTGAACAACGTCGACGAGGGCCCCGAGTTCAGGGCCCCCAACATCCGCCTCATCGTGAAGGAGAACACACCCAACGGCACCGTCATCGGTAGCTACGTTGCTAAGGATCCCGAAACCAGCAGTGCCGGCGGCATCAA GTACTACAAGGTCACCGATCCCGCCGGATGGGTCAATGTGGACGTGAACAGCGGGGAGCTGAATGTGGCCAACACCATTGACAGGGAAGCGCCTCATGTCGTACAAGGGGTCTACAACATCACCATGAGGGCCGTGGATGCGA ACAAGAAGTCCGCCGTGGGGACGGTGACCCTGGTTGTGGAAGACGAGAACGATAATATCCCAATGCTCCCCAGCAAAGAGAtgtttttgtgtgagagggagggcCATCTTGGCTCCGTGGTGCTCAAAGCCTTCGACCCTGACAGCAGTCCCTTCGGCGCGCCCTTTCTCTTCAACCTCCCCCAAGACAATGACGGCAATTGGGTGTTGACGAACGTAAACG CTACGCAGGCTACCTTAGAGCAGAAAAAAGAGCTCCCATTGGGGATCTACAGCGTGCCCGTAATGGTGACAGACCTGCAGGGGTCGGGCACTGTACAGACGGTCAAGGTGAAGTTATGCCACTGCAGCAGAGGGGTCTGTGTGCCCACGAGCTATAGCATTGGCCTGGGCCCCCTCGGGATCCTGACTCTTCTGctgcccctgctgctgctgctgctgctag GGATCCTCCTCGCGCTGTTCTGTGCCACAAAGCATgagaagatggagatggaggacaCGGGAGACACCGGTGGCATCTTGCTCAAATCTAACATTGAGGTCCCGGGGGAGGAAGTGGTg GATTCCaaactcctcctctgccccgGGTACGACATGCCGGGCTCGGTGAAGGGTTCAATGATTAACGTGGGCTGGCCGGGCAACAAGAGCTCAAGCACCATCGGCACCCTAGACAACCGCCAGCACCTGGTGCAGGGCTTCAGACAGAACACCCTCTCCAAGGGCCAGTTCACCAACAGCCAGTACGGCACAGGCCAGTTTGGCCAATTTGGCCAGTTTGAGGAGACGCAGTATATGGACAACAACATGGCCGTCAACAATCTACAGTTCTCCCAGGACGAGTCGGCACTGTACCAAACCTGGGCGACCAACGGCATTTACCTCGACGAG AAGCTGGCCTACCTGGACACGGACCCTGACGCCGCCGGGGCAGAGGACGTCCTGCACCCCTACGGGTTCGAGGGGGTGGGCTCTCTGGCCGGCTCGGTGGGATGCTGCAGTGACATTGACCATAAGGAGGACCTGCACTTCCTCGACACACTGGGGCCAAAGTTCAAAACCCTGGCCAGCGTGTGCACCAAGAAGTGA
- the LOC132462710 gene encoding desmocollin 2-like protein isoform X2 codes for MAATWHLHIYMLFITMLSVGNAWFLPISIRVFVPATIPTGYEIKVDSLNTTEALQFASSDGNFSVGRGAIFALSSTVVPLTGCRFSVRALDARGNTNVMEVNLLREPSAAPSRLVERRIRRFLKRAKRVWRPPPFNIMENGKGPFPKELDHIGSNTAMNHSVYYTAEGPGVTMTPVGLLTLSREGRLKVNGAIDREVYPQLEFTARVYEFGTNRETDIPLTVTVIVDDENDNGPEFVGPLLFKVPEASKPGKVVGRVQSTDKDQANTLHTKISYSLLTGGDLFSINAESGFIIVKSDQLDRETLEKHLVTVQIKDMGGSQNGLVNTATATITLEDINDNAPKFTKQSYDTNVDENEEGILILRIPVEDKDAPKTPNSEAVFRITEGNEDNHFRIETDPVTNEGLLYVAKSLDYEKTKKVDLKIQAQNKAPLEGVTATWLSIPVAVGVNNVDEGPEFRAPNIRLIVKENTPNGTVIGSYVAKDPETSSAGGIKYYKVTDPAGWVNVDVNSGELNVANTIDREAPHVVQGVYNITMRAVDANKKSAVGTVTLVVEDENDNIPMLPSKEMFLCEREGHLGSVVLKAFDPDSSPFGAPFLFNLPQDNDGNWVLTNVNATQATLEQKKELPLGIYSVPVMVTDLQGSGTVQTVKVKLCHCSRGVCVPTSYSIGLGPLGILTLLLPLLLLLLLGILLALFCATKHEKMEMEDTGDTGGILLKSNIEVPGEEVVDSKLLLCPGYDMPGSVKGSMINVGWPGNKSSSTIGTLDNRQHLVQGFRQNTLSKGQFTNSQYGTGQFGQFGQFEETQYMDNNMAVNNLQFSQDESALYQTWATNGIYLDEFIGKSSSGNPLGQLPMY; via the exons ATGGCAGCAACATGGCATTTACACATTTACATGTTATTCATCACA ATGCTTTCCGTTGGGAACGCATGGTTTCTCCCCATTTCCATCCGAGTATTCGTGCCAGCGACGATCCCGACCGGTTATGAAA TTAAAGTGGATAGCCTCAACACCACCGAGGCATTACAGTTCGCATCGAGCGATGGTAATTTCTCGGTTGGAAGAGGAGCCATCTTTGCGTTATCCAGCACTGTGGTCCCGCTGACGGGTTGCCGGTTCTCGGTACGTGCGCTGGACGCTAGAGGAAACACTAACGTCATGGAAGTTAATCTGCTCCGTGAGCCGAGTGCAGCGCCTTCAAGactg GTGGAGAGGCGGATCAGGCGCTTCCTGAAGCGGGCCAAGAGAGTGTGGAGACCGCCACCGTTCAACATCATGGAAAACGGCAAGGGGCCTTTTCCGAAAGAACTCGACCat ATTGGGTCGAACACGGCGATGAACCACTCAGTGTACTATACCGCCGAAGGGCCGGGGGTGACCATGACTCCGGTCGGGCTTCTCACCCTGAGCAGAGAAGGAAGGTTGAAGGTCAACGGTGCGATCGACCGGGAGGTGTACCCCCAGTTAGAA ttTACGGCCAGAGTTTATGAATTCGGCaccaacagagagacagacataccgCTGACTGTCACGGTCATCGTGGACGATGAGAATGACAACGGACCTGAATTCGTGGGCCCTCTTTTGTTCAAAGTGCCCGAGGCATCCAAACCAG GAAAAGTAGTGGGCCGGGTCCAGTCCACCGATAAGGACCAAGCCAACACCCTTCACACCAAGATCAGCTACTCTCTCTTGACGGGGGGGGATCTGTTCTCCATCAATGCCGAGTCTGGCTTCATTATAGTGAAGAGCGACCAACTGGACCGAGAG ACCCTGGAGAAACATTTGGTGACAGTGCAAATCAAAGACATGGGTGGTAGTCAAAACGGGTTGGTGAACACAGCCACGGCCACCATTACTCTGGAAGACATCAACGACAACGCTCCGAAGTTCACAAAGCAATCG TACGATACAAACGTTGACGAGAACGAAGAAGGAATACTTATCCTCCGGATTCCGGTCGAAGACAAGGACGCGCCGAAAACACCCAACTCGGAGGCTGTGTTTAGAATCACAGAAGGAAATGAAGATAACCACTTCAGGATCGAAACAGATCCTGTGACCAATGAAGGGCTGCTGTATGTAGCCAAG TCTCTGGACTACGAGAAAACCAAGAAGGTGGATCTAAAGATCCAGGCGCAGAATAAGGCCCCCTTGGAGGGCGTCACAGCCACCTGGCTCAGCATTCCCGTGGCGGTCGGGGTGAACAACGTCGACGAGGGCCCCGAGTTCAGGGCCCCCAACATCCGCCTCATCGTGAAGGAGAACACACCCAACGGCACCGTCATCGGTAGCTACGTTGCTAAGGATCCCGAAACCAGCAGTGCCGGCGGCATCAA GTACTACAAGGTCACCGATCCCGCCGGATGGGTCAATGTGGACGTGAACAGCGGGGAGCTGAATGTGGCCAACACCATTGACAGGGAAGCGCCTCATGTCGTACAAGGGGTCTACAACATCACCATGAGGGCCGTGGATGCGA ACAAGAAGTCCGCCGTGGGGACGGTGACCCTGGTTGTGGAAGACGAGAACGATAATATCCCAATGCTCCCCAGCAAAGAGAtgtttttgtgtgagagggagggcCATCTTGGCTCCGTGGTGCTCAAAGCCTTCGACCCTGACAGCAGTCCCTTCGGCGCGCCCTTTCTCTTCAACCTCCCCCAAGACAATGACGGCAATTGGGTGTTGACGAACGTAAACG CTACGCAGGCTACCTTAGAGCAGAAAAAAGAGCTCCCATTGGGGATCTACAGCGTGCCCGTAATGGTGACAGACCTGCAGGGGTCGGGCACTGTACAGACGGTCAAGGTGAAGTTATGCCACTGCAGCAGAGGGGTCTGTGTGCCCACGAGCTATAGCATTGGCCTGGGCCCCCTCGGGATCCTGACTCTTCTGctgcccctgctgctgctgctgctgctag GGATCCTCCTCGCGCTGTTCTGTGCCACAAAGCATgagaagatggagatggaggacaCGGGAGACACCGGTGGCATCTTGCTCAAATCTAACATTGAGGTCCCGGGGGAGGAAGTGGTg GATTCCaaactcctcctctgccccgGGTACGACATGCCGGGCTCGGTGAAGGGTTCAATGATTAACGTGGGCTGGCCGGGCAACAAGAGCTCAAGCACCATCGGCACCCTAGACAACCGCCAGCACCTGGTGCAGGGCTTCAGACAGAACACCCTCTCCAAGGGCCAGTTCACCAACAGCCAGTACGGCACAGGCCAGTTTGGCCAATTTGGCCAGTTTGAGGAGACGCAGTATATGGACAACAACATGGCCGTCAACAATCTACAGTTCTCCCAGGACGAGTCGGCACTGTACCAAACCTGGGCGACCAACGGCATTTACCTCGACGAG TTTATCGGGAAGAGCTCTTCAGGGAATCCACTCGGCCAATTACCAATGTACT AA
- the LOC132462711 gene encoding desmoglein-2-like protein, producing MVSKCNFVVWLPFLLAFVLVVAGDGEKMLKRQKREWIIAPRKLNENYDYTHWPYIAKIRSDKEYDSRVIYTLIGKGANQNPFGRFSVNPDSGLVKVHSILDREEISNYTLLGVAQFSNGQRAEKDIELAIVVLDENDCSPVFQVNQMGSVNESSPAGTIVMRVTATDADEGINSEISYSIVDASSSMFIINSRTGEVMVRQNTLDRETKDTYTLTVRGTDLNGMAGGRSSTGDVVIKLLDINDNIPTLEKEMYVGHVEENTVNVEVMRVRAIDLDMMYTDNWLSVYSFASGNEAGYFSITTDSKTNEGVIMIQKSLDYEELKVVNLALSVSNKAEYSFRHEGTHKTYPIKINVVNQKEGPRFHPNVKVVTLSEDSSTISINKVITNYAAIDSDTSKIATNVWYAKLEDVGGWLTIDEHTADIKLNKLPDRESKYLKNGTYYAKIICITKDTPIKTATGTIAIQVEDYNDHCPELTVTSQTMCVNDNMVYVTAVDKDEFPNSAPFEFRVISESKQKWTIEPFNKTTVILRDQAHLWPGYYKVTLEVTDQQGKSCAAAQVLDVLVCTCREDTESCVARETSTAKFGASGVLLLLLGLLLLLLLPLLLLFCLCGGAGAIGSFKAIPFDAKEQLIAYHTEGLGEAKAVPLVGVSEVDHGTTGCGSVGHVKSGWGNEGGAGGTGWTGWTGGAGGGFTSESMHHYNGYHQHGLGAMQTDYEAGGGGGGMTGQHGHYTSHRGSEYRGVTYDGMAVSEGFLREYYSNKASHGAQQSMEADALQAFAYEGQGSPAGSVGSFSMLDNDDDLEFLNDLGPKFKTLAEICRGSSLTSVDVRLSARPPQPRPVSPVRPSASRPSTSSHTHAHTESVREKDHVGVNTHNVQNTLNAQNTLNTHNTSSVVSGSSTMVQGHLVQGGTQGIATLPRMQYQDNMVMAGQTMLVQQPTMYYTAAPMYVVEQRPQMVLVTGGAQPAVGPVGLGQGLMQVGGSQQGVVLVETQMAAGTQPHYVANGTGRAVSQGAEHTVITTTTEHVTKAQGVSHGGSAGGSMSRQQVVMSDNGSASAGAGGSRGSVQTVLLEGQGLAGTGLEVRDQGLASFSVSAQKGSSAGSYKSSAVNTTPIAVGSQNVVTQHKKIVVTERNVETSSRA from the exons ATGGTTTCCAAATGCAACTTTGTTGTGTGGCTACCGTTCCTGCTTGCG TTTGTCCTGGTGGTGGCAGGAGACGGTGAGAAGATGCTCAAGAGGCAAAAACGAGAGTGGATTATCGCCCCGAGGAAACTAAATGAGAATTATGACTACACTCACTGGCCATACATTGCAAAA ATTCGTTCCGATAAGGAATATGACTCACGCGTCATCTACACGCTCATTGGCAAGGGAGCCAACCAGAATCCGTTTGGGAGATTCAGCGTAAACCCTGACAGCGGTTTGGTAAAAGTCCACAGCATACTGGACCGCGAGGAGATCTCTAATTACACT TTGCTAGGCGTTGCGCAATTCTCCAATGGGCAGCGAGCGGAGAAGGACATTGAACTGGCCATTGTGGTCTTGGACGAGAACGACTGCTCACCTGTTTTTCAGGTTAATCAGATGGGCTCTGTCAACGAATCGAGCCCTGCAG GCACCATTGTCATGAGAGTGACTGCCACGGATGCAGATGAAGGCATCAACAGCGAGATCTCCTATAGCATAGTGGACGCCAGCAGCTCCATGTTCATCATAAACTCCAGAACTGGCGAAGTCATGGTCCGTCAGAACACGCTCGATAGAGAG ACCAAAGACACATATACGTTGACTGTAAGAGGGACAGACTTGAACGGAATGGCTGGAGGAAGGTCATCAACGGGTGACGTAGTGATTAAACTCCTGGACATTAACGACAACATCCCCACTCTGGAAAAAGAAATG TACGTAGGTCACGTGGAGGAGAACACGGTCAACGTGGAGGTGATGCGGGTCAGAGCCATCGATCTGGATATGATGTACACTGATAACTGGCTGTCAGTGTACAGCTTCGCTTCCGGGAACGAAGCCGGCTATTTCAGCATCACCACCGACTCGAAGACCAACGAGGGCGTAATCATGATTCAGAAG TCGTTGGACTACGAGGAACTCAAAGTGGTCAACTTGGCGCTGAGCGTCTCCAACAAAGCTGAGTACAGCTTCAGGCACGAGGGGACCCATAAGACCTACCCCATCAAGATCAACGTGGTGAACCAGAAGGAAGGGCCCCGCTTCCACCCCAACGTCAAGGTGGTGACCCTATCGGAGGACAGCAGCACCATCAGCATCAACAAGGTCATCACCAACTACGCCGCCATCGACAGCGACACATCCAAAATCGCTACCAACGTTTG GTATGCCAAACTGGAGGATGTCGGTGGCTGGTTGACTATCGACGAACACACAGCAGACATTAAGTTGAATAAATTACCCGATCGAGAGTCGAAATACCTGAAAAACGGAACATACTATGCCAAAATCATATGCATCACAAAAG ATACCCCCATCAAAACAGCCACAGGGACCATCGCCATTCAAGTGGAGGACTACAATGACCACTGTCCAGAACTGACAGTTACCAGCCAGACCATGTGTGTTAATGACAACATGGTCTACGTTACTGCTGTAGACAAAGATGAGTTCCCAAATTCAGCACCGTTTGAATTCAGAGTGATTTCTGAAAGCAAGCAAAAATGGACCATCGAGCCGTTTAACA AGACCACGGTCATTCTTCGCGACCAGGCCCACCTGTGGCCAGGCTACTACAAGGTGACCCTTGAGGTCACGGACCAGCAGGGTAAATCGTGTGCAGCCGCCCAGGTGCTGGACGTGCTAGTCTGTACCTGCCGGGAAGACACAGAGAGCTGCGTGGCCCGCGAGACAAGCACCGCCAAATTCGGCGCCTCAGGCGTCCTCCTCTTACTCCTGGGACTGCTGCTCCTGCTCT TGTTgcccttgctgctgctgttctgtCTGTGTGGAGGTGCAGGAGCTATTGGGAGCTTCAAGGCTATTCCCTTTGATGCAAAAGAACAGTTGATTGCATACCATACTGAAGGACTGGGGGAAGCCAAG GCGGTTCCTCTCGTCGGCGTATCAGAGGTCGACCATGGGACAACAGGCTGCGGGTCAGTGGGACACGTAAAGAGCGGTTGGGGCAATGAAGGAGGAGCCGGAGGGACCGGATGGACCGGTTGGACCGGAGGGGCCGGAGGTGGCTTCACCAGCGAAAGCATGCATCACTACAACGGGTACCACCAGCACGGCCTGGGGGCCATGCAGACAGACTatgaagcaggaggaggaggaggaggcatgaCTGGGCAACACGGCCATTACACCTCACATCGGGGTTCCGAATACAGAGGCGTGACGTACGATGGCATGGCTGTGTCCGAGGGGTTCCTGCGCGAGTACTACTCCAAC AAAGCCAGCCATGGTGCGCAACAGTCCATGGAGGCGGATGCCCTGCAGGCGTTTGCCTACGAGGGCCAGGGCTCTCCGGCCGGCTCCGTGGGAAGCTTCAGCATGCTGGACAACGACGACGACCTCGAGTTCCTCAATGACCTCGGACCCAAGTTCAAAACCTTGGCCGAGATCTGCCGGGGCTCATCTTTGACCTCTGTGGACGTGAGGCTGTCGGCCCGTCCACCGCAGCCCAGGCCGGTGTCGCCCGTCAGGCCGTCCGCCTCCAGGCCGTCCACCTCCAgccacacccacgcccacacaGAAAGCGTGAGAGAAAAGGACCACGTCGGCGTCAACACCCACAACGTCCAAAACACCCTCAACGCGCAAAACACCCTAAACACCCACAACACCTCCAGTGTCGTTTCCGGATCCTCCACCATGGTTCAGGGGCACCTGGTGCAGGGGGGAACCCAGGGAATAGCCACCCTCCCAAGGATGCAGTACCAGGACAACATGGTGATGGCCGGTCAGACGATGCTCGTCCAGCAGCCCACCATGTACTACACGGCCGCCCCCATGTACGTGGTCGAACAGAGGCCTCAAATGGTCCTGGTGACGGGGGGCGCCCAGCCGGCGGTGGGTCCGGTGGGGCTGGGTCAGGGGCTGATGCAGGTGGGAGGTTCCCAGCAGGGCGTGGTTCTCGTGGAGACGCAGATGGCAGCGGGAACCCAGCCGCACTACGTCGCCAACGGGACGGGCCGGGCCGTCTCGCAGGGGGCGGAGCACACGGTCATCACCACGACGACAGAGCACGTCACCAAGGCCCAAGGGGTCTCTCACGGCGGCTCTGCCGGTGGATCCATGTCCAGGCAGCAGGTGGTGATGTCGGATAACGGCTCTGCGTCTGCAGGGGCCGGTGGCAGCAGGGGTTCAGTGCAGACGGTTCTGCTGGAGGGTCAGGGCCTGGCGGGGACTGGGCTGGAGGTCAGAGATCAAGGATTAGCGAGTTTCTCGGTGAGCGCCCAGAAGGGTTCATCAGCGGGGTCATACAAGAGTTCTGCTGTCAACACCACGCCCATAGCTGTAGGGAGCCAAAACGTTGTTACGCAGCATAAAAAGATTGTTGTCACTGAGAGAAATGTCGAAACCAGTTCTCGAGCGTAG
- the LOC132462712 gene encoding tubulin beta-2A chain-like: MREIVHIQAGQCGNQIGAKFWEVISDEHGIDPTGSYQGDSDLQLERINVYYNEASGSKFVPRAILVDLEPGTMDSVRSGPFGQLFRPDNFVFGQSGAGNNWAKGHYTEGAELVDSVLDVVRKESENCDCLQGFQLTHSLGGGTGSGLGTLLISKIREEYPDRIMVTFSVMPSPKVSDTVVEPYNATLSVHQLVENTDETFSIDNEALYDICFRTLKLTTPTYGDLNHLVSATMSGVTTCLRFPGQLNADLRKLAVNMVPFPRLHFFMPGFAPLTSRGSQQYRALSVPELTQQMFDAKNMMAACDPRHGRYLTVAAIFRGRMSMKEVDEQMLSVQNKNSSYFVEWIPNNVKTAVCDIPPRGLKMSATFIGNSTAIQELFRRISEQFTAMFRRKAFLHWYTGEGMDEMEFTEAESNMNDLVSEYQQYQDATADEMGEYEEDELEDEEEEQQDVRH, encoded by the exons ATGAGGGAAATCGTCCACATCCAGGCAGGCCAGTGCGGAAATCAGATCGGGGCGAAG TTCTGGGAAGTTATAAGTGACGAACACGGCATCGACCCTACTGGTAGCTACCAAGGTGACAGCGACCTGCAGCTCGAGCGAATAAACGTCTACTATAATGAGGCGTCAG GCAGCAAATTTGTCCCCCGTGCGATCCTGGTGGATTTGGAACCAGGCACCATGGACTCAGTGCGATCCGGTCCCTTTGGACAGCTCTTTCGACCCGACAACTTTGTCTTTG GTCAGAGTGGAGCAGGAAACAACTGGGCCAAGGGCCACTACACGGAGGGTGCTGAACTGGTGGACTCCGTCCTGGACGTGGTGAGGAAGGAGTCTGAGAACTGCGACTGCCTGCAGGGCTTCCAGCTCACACACTCCCTGGGCGGGGGAACGGGCTCCGGCCTGGGCACCCTGCTCATCAGCAAGATCCGCGAGGAGTACCCCGACCGCATCATGGTGACCTTCAGCGTCATGCCCTCGCCCAAGGTGTCTGACACGGTGGTGGAGCCCTACAACGCCACGCTCTCCGTGCACCAGCTGGTGGAGAACACCGACGAGACCTTCAGCATCGACAACGAGGCCCTCTACGACATCTGCTTCCGCACGCTCAAGCTGACCACGCCCACCTACGGCGACCTCAACCACCTGGTGTCGGCCACCATGAGCGGCGTCACCACCTGCCTGCGCTTCCCCGGGCAGCTCAACGCCGACCTCCGCAAGCTGGCCGTCAACATGGTGCCTTTCCCCCGCCTGCACTTCTTCATGCCTGGCTTCGCCCCCCTCACCAGCCGAGGCAGCCAGCAGTACCGCGCCCTGTCCGTGCCCGAGCTCACGCAGCAGATGTTCGACGCCAAGAACATGATGGCGGCGTGCGACCCCCGCCACGGACGCTACCTGACAGTGGCGGCCATCTTCCGCGGTCGCATGTCCATGAAGGAGGTGGACGAACAGATGCTGAGCGTGCAGAACAAGAACAGCAGCTACTTTGTGGAGTGGATCCCCAACAACGTGAAGACGGCCGTGTGCGACATCCCGCCCCGGGGACTCAAGATGTCGGCCACCTTCATCGGAAACAGCACGGCCATCCAGGAGCTGTTCCGCAGGATCTCCGAGCAGTTCACCGCCATGTTCCGCCGCAAGGCCTTCCTCCACTGGTACACGGGCGAGGGCATGGACGAGATGGAGTTCACCGAGGCGGAGAGCAACATGAACGACCTGGTGTCCGAGTACCAGCAGTACCAGGACGCCACGGCCGACGAGATGGGCGAGTACGAAGAGGACGagctggaggatgaggaggaagagcagcaggACGTTCGCCACTGA